A region from the Populus trichocarpa isolate Nisqually-1 chromosome 18, P.trichocarpa_v4.1, whole genome shotgun sequence genome encodes:
- the LOC7489468 gene encoding uncharacterized protein LOC7489468, with protein sequence MPPRASKRKATAPQNSSSVTSADDSPTASDKTKTKKTDRLDSLFDSYANSSLGIIDPEGIEALCSDMSVEHTDVRILMFAWKLKAQRQGYFTRDEWRSGMKALKVDSLSKLKKGLPELEKEVNTPENFQDFYSYAFRYCLTEEKQKTVDIESVCELLNLVLGSQFQSKVDLLIEYLKIQSDYKAINLDQWMGFLRFCKEISFPDLENYDADLAWPLILDNFVDWMKEKLS encoded by the exons ATGCCTCCTCGTGCATCAAAGCGAAAAGCGACGGCCCCACAGAACTCCTCCTCCGTCACATCAGCTGACGATTCTCCTACTG CCTCagataaaaccaaaacaaagaagacAGATCGGCTAGATAGCCTATTTGATTCATATGCGAATAGCTCGTTAGGCATAATTGA CCCAGAAGGAATTGAGGCATTGTGTTCAGATATGAGCGTGGAACATACTGATGTTAGGATCCTAATGTTTGCATG GAAACTGAAAGCTCAAAGGCAGGGTTATTTTACACGG GATGAGTGGCGAAGTGGCATGAAAGCTCTCAAGGTTGATTCTCTCAGCAAATTAAAGAAAGGGCTGCCAGAACTGGAAAAGGAG GTAAACACACCAGAAAATTTTCAAGATTTCTATTCATATGCATTTCGATACTGCCTAACAG AAGAGAAGCAAAAAACTGTAGACATTGAGAGTGTCTGTGAATTGCTGAATCTTGTGCTTGGGTCACAGTTCCAATCCAAGGTTGATTTATTAATAGAGTATCTAAAG ATTCAGTCTGATTATAAGGCGATAAACTTGGATCAATGGATGGGTTTTCTTCGTTTCTGCAAGGAA ATTAGCTTTCCAGATCTTGAAAACTACGATGCAGACCTAGCTTGGCCCTTGATCCTAGATAATTTTGTTGACTGGATGAAAGAAAAGCTTAGCTAG
- the LOC18107794 gene encoding 60S ribosomal protein L39 codes for MPSHKTFRIKKKLAKKMRQNRPIPHWIRMRTDNTIRYNAKRRHWRRTKLGF; via the exons ATG CCGTCACACAAGACCTTCAGGATCAAGAAGAAGCTGGCGAAGAAGATGAGGCAGAACAGGCCCATCCCTCACTGGATCCGCATGAGAACTGACAATACCATCAG GTACAATGCGAAGCGCAGGCACTGGCGCCGTACCAAGCTAGGGTTTTGA
- the LOC7489469 gene encoding ATPase 8, plasma membrane-type, translating to MGDVSLEQIKNENIDLERIPVEEVFDQLRCTREGLTSAQGEERLKIFGPNKLEEKKECKFLKFLGFMWNPLSWVMEAAAIMAIALANGGGKPPDWQDFVGIVVLLIINSTISFIEENNAGNAAAALMAGLAPKTKVLRDGKWSEQDAAILVPGDLISIKLGDIIPADARLMEGDPLKIDQSALTGESLPVTKNPGDGIFSGSTCKQGEIEAVVIATGVHTFFGKAAHLVDNTNNVGHFQKVLTAIGNFCICSIAIGMLIEIIVMYPIQNRRYREGIDNLLVLLIGGIPIAMPTVLSVTMAIGSHRLSQQGAITKRMTAIEEMAGMDVLCSDKTGTLTLNKLTVDKNLIEVFAKDMDRDTLLLHAARAARIENQDAIDASIVGMLGDPKEARADITEVHFLPFNPVEKRTAITYYDSKGDWYRSSKGAPEQIIDLCQLEGEMEKKAHEIIDNFADRGLRSLGVARQTIPEKNKESEGGPWEFVGLLPLFDPPRHDSAETIRRALDLGVNVKMITGDQLAIGKETGRRLGMGTNMYPSSSLLGNSKDEGIAGIPVDELIEKADGFAGVFPEHKYEIVKKLQEMKHICGMTGDGVNDAPALKKADIGIAVADATDAARGASDIVLTEPGLSVIISAVLTSRAIFQRMKNYTIYAVSITIRIVLGFLLVALIWKFDFSPFMVLIIAILNDGTIMTISKDRVKPSPVPDSWKLKEIFATGVVLGTYMSIMTVVFFWLVHDTDFFSEKFGVRSIRGKPDELTAALYLQVSIISQALIFVTRSRSWSFVECPGLLLVGAFIAAQLMATIIAVYATWSFARIQGVGWGWAGIIWIYSIITYIPLDILKFIIRYALTGKAWDNLLQNKTAFTTKKDYGKGEREAQWATAQRTLHGLQPPETMFNDKTTYRELNELAEQAKKRAEVARLRELHTLKGHVDSVVKMKGLDIETIQQHYTV from the exons ATGGGGGACGTTTCTCTGGAACAGATAAAAAATGAGAATATTGATCTT GAGAGAATTCCTGTTGAAGAGGTTTTTGACCAGCTAAGATGTACAAGGGAAGGGTTGACCAGCGCACAAGGCGAGGAGAGGCTTAAGATCTTTGGCCCCAACAAGCTAGAGGAGAAAAAAGAGTGCAAATTTCTCAAGTTCTTGGGTTTCATGTGGAATCCTTTATCATGGGTCATGGAAGCAGCTGCCATAATGGCCATTGCTTTGGCCAATGGAGGAGGCAAACCTCCGGATTGGCAAGACTTTGTTGGTATCGTTGTGTTGCTTATCATCAACTCCACCATCAGCTTCATCGAAGAAAACAATGCAGGCAACGCCGCCGCTGCTTTGATGGCCGGTCTTGCCCCGAAAACCAAG GTTTTGAGGGATGGAAAATGGAGTGAGCAGGATGCAGCAATTCTGGTACCAGGAGACCTGATCAGCATCAAGTTGGGAGATATTATCCCAGCTGATGCTCGTCTCATGGAGGGAGATCCGCTCAAGATCGATCAGTCTGCTCTGACCGGTGAATCCCTTCCAGTCACAAAGAATCCTGGAGATGGAATTTTCTCCGGCTCAACCTGCAAGCAAGGTGAAATCGAGGCTGTTGTCATCGCCACTGGTGTTCATACCTTCTTCGGCAAGGCAGCTCACCTTGTTGACAACACCAATAATGTTGGTCATTTCCAAAAG GTGCTGACAGCTATTGGTAACTTCTGTATCTGCTCAATTGCTATCGGTATGCTGATTGAAATTATAGTGATGTACCCAATCCAGAACAGGAGGTACAGAGAGGGTATCGATAACCTCTTGGTGCTTCTCATAGGTGGTATCCCAATTGCCATGCCTACAGTCTTGTCCGTGACAATGGCTATTGGGTCTCACCGTCTATCACAGCAAGGTGCCATCACCAAGAGAATGACTGCCATTGAAGAAATGGCTGGAATGGATGTCTTATGTAGCGACAAGACTGGAACTCTAACCCTCAACAAGCTTACCGTTGACAAGAACCTTATTGAG GTGTTCGCAAAGGACATGGACAGGGATACCCTTTTATTACATGCTGCCAGGGCTGCCAGAATTGAGAATCAGGATGCCATTGACGCTTCAATTGTTGGGATGTTGGGCGACCCCAAGGAG GCAAGAGCTGATATCACCGAAGTGCATTTCTTACCCTTCAACCCTGTGGAAAAGCGCACTGCAATCACTTACTATGACAGCAAAGGTGACTGGTACAGAAGCAGCAAGGGAGCTCCTGAGCAG ATTATCGACCTCTGCCAACTCGAAGGCGAGATGGAGAAAAAGGCCCATGAAATCATTGACAACTTTGCCGATCGTGGCCTTCGTTCCCTAGGAGTTGCTCGCCAG ACGATTCCAGAGAAGAACAAGGAAAGCGAAGGAGGACCATGGGAGTTTGTGGGTCTCTTGCCTCTTTTCGACCCTCCAAGGCATGATAGTGCTGAGACTATCCGCCGAGCCCTTGACCTTGGTGTCAATGTTAAAATGATAACTGGCGATCAACTTGCTATTGGCAAAGAGACTGGCCGCAGGCTTGGGATGGGTACAAATATGTATCCTTCATCATCTCTCCTTGGTAACAGCAAGGATGAGGGCATTGCTGGCATTCCAGTTGATGAGCTCATCGAGAAGGCTGATGGATTTGCCGGGGTCTTCCCTG AACACAAGTATGAGATTGTTAAAAAGCTACAAGAGATGAAGCACATTTGTGGTATGACAGGAGATGGTGTCAATGATGCGCCGGCATTGAAGAAGGCAGACATTGGTATTGCTGTGGCGGATGCAACTGATGCTGCTAGGGGTGCCTCGGATATTGTGTTGACAGAACCAGGTTTGAGTGTTATTATCAGTGCTGTACTGACAAGCAGAGCCATCTTCCAGAGGATGAAGAACTACACAATCTATGCTGTTTCCATCACAATCCGTATTGTGCTGGGATTCTTGCTTGTTGCACTTATATGGAAGTTCGACTTCTCACCATTCATGGTCCTGATCATTGCTATTCTCAATGACGGAACCATCATGACCATCTCCAAAGATAGAGTCAAGCCATCTCCCGTGCCTGACTCATGGAAGCTCAAGGAAATCTTTGCCACAGGCGTTGTCCTTGGAACCTATATGTCAATCATGACTGTGGTGTTCTTCTGGCTTGTTCATGATACAGATTTCTTCTCC GAGAAGTTCGGTGTGAGGTCAATCAGAGGTAAACCAGATGAGCTCACAGCAGCTCTTTACCTTCAAGTGAGCATCATCAGTCAGGCACTCATCTTTGTAACCAGGTCAAGGAGCTGGTCCTTTGTTGAGTGCCCTGGTCTCTTACTTGTTGGTGCCTTCATTGCAGCACAGTTG ATGGCAACTATCATTGCTGTATATGCAACCTGGTCCTTTGCAAGAATCCAAGGGGTTGGTTGGGGATGGGCAGGAATCATCTGGATTTACAGCATTATCACCTACATCCCTCTCGATATCCTCAAGTTCATCATTCGCTATGCATTGACTGGGAAGGCCTGGGATAATCTGCTGCAAAACAAG ACTGCTTTCACCACCAAGAAGGACTATGGAAAGGGTGAGAGAGAAGCTCAATGGGCTACCGCTCAACGTACTCTTCATGGTCTACAACCCCCAGAAACCATGTTCAATGACAAGACCACCTACAGAGAGTTGAATGAGCTAGCTGAGCAGGCTAAGAAGCGTGCCGAAGTAGCAAG GCTCAGAGAGCTTCACACATTGAAGGGACATGTTGACTCAGTGGTGAAGATGAAGGGGCTAGACATTGAGACCATCCAACAACACTACACGGTCTAA
- the LOC7489470 gene encoding uncharacterized protein LOC7489470: protein MATQKLTEYEIKRLENIRRNDEMLAALQLHAKASLLSNATKRSRDGSAKSYKVSPEKKPKKAETPIVIRRSLRTRGMPPDSNCLDADSNENSDKTTLNQTSISREKPSPCVMGPLKMKDAHDGTGSDREFIDTLLSFERKPKLGVGVKEEFDCFKVVKEEGHDRVLCGPVKRKVENDNLNCGIKIEKREFEGCVDLGSMSLEPENIARIMPGRIMTVRFFPRNDINIVAAGNKLGNVAFWNVDSEGEKGDGIFLYRPHTGPISGILFQQSCLSKIFTSCYDGYLRLMDAEKEVFDLVHSCDDAIFSLSQHPNDVKSLYFGEGRGGLSVWDDRTGSVSSQWTLHEDRINTIDFNPQNPNIMATSSSDATVCLWDLRKVDAGKPKSLKIVNHERAVHSAYFSPSGSSLASTSFDDTVGILSGVNFEDASRVHHCNQTGRWISSFRATWGWDDSFVYVGNMKRGVDIISPAQRRVIRTLQSPHMTAIPCRFHAHPFRVGMLAGATGGGQVYIWTSS, encoded by the exons ATGGCGACTCAGAAACTAACAGAATACGAGATAAAGAGACTCGAAAACATTCGAAGAAACGATGAAATGTTGGCTGCTCTTCAACTCCACGCTAAAGCCTCTCTTCTTTCTAATGCCACCAAACGCTCAAG AGATGGGTCAGCAAAGTCATATAAAGTTAGTCCAGAGAAGAAACCCAAAAAAGCTGAGACTCCAATTGTTATAAGACGATCTTTGCGTACACGAGGAATGCCGCCTGATTCTAATTGTTTAGATGCTGATTCTAATGAGAATTCTGATAAAACAACTCTTAATCAGACTTCAATTAGCAGAGAAAAGCCTTCGCCCTGTGTCATGGGTCCGCTGAAAATGAAGGATGCTCATGACGGAACTGGTTCTGATAGAGAATTTATAGACACacttttgtcttttgaaaggaAACCCAAATTGGGTGTTGGAGTTAAAGAGGAGTTTGATTGTTTTAAGGTTGTTAAAGAGGAGGGACATGATAGGGTTTTGTGCGGCCCAGTTAAGAGGAAGGTTGAAAATGATAATTTGAATTGTGGGATTAAGATAGAGAAGAGGGAATTTGAGGGTTGTGTTGATTTGGGATCGATGAGTTTGGAGCCAGAGAATATTGCAAGGATTATGCCAGGGAGGATAATGACAGTGAGATTTTTTCCGCGGAACGATATAAACATAGTTGCAGCTGGGAATAAGCTTGGCAATGTTGCATTTTGGAATGTGGATAGTGAAGGGGAGAAAGGTGACGGGATATTTTTGTATCGCCCGCATACTGGTCCAATTTCTGGGATTTTGTTCCAGCAATCTTGTTTATCCAAG ATCTTCACCAGCTGCTATGATGGATATCTCCGTTTAATGGATGCTGAAAAGGAAGTATTTGATCTAGTACACTCCTGTGATGATGctatattttctctttctcaACATCCAAATGATGTGAAGAGCTTATATTTTGGCGAGGGTCGTGGAGGATTGAGTGTCTGGGATGATAGGACAGGAAGTGTTTCATCCCAATGGACCCTGCATGAAGACAGAATCAACACCATAGATTTCAATccacaaaaccctaacattATGGCCACTAGTTCCTCAGATGCAACGGTTTGCCTTTGGGACTTGAGAAAAGTGGATGCAGGTAAACCCAAAAGTTTAAAGATTGTAAATCATGAGAGGGCTGTGCATTCTGCTTACTTCTCACCCTCTGGAAGCTCACTTGCAAGCACAAG TTTTGATGACACAGTTGGTATACTAAGTGGAGTTAATTTCGAGGATGCTTCTAGGGTGCACCATTGTAATCAGACAGGTCGATGGATTTCTAGTTTCAG AGCAACATGGGGTTGGGATGATTCGTTTGTCTACGTTGGCAATATGAAAAGAGGAGTTGATATCATTTCTCCAGCTCAAAGACGAGTAATCAGGACTCTACAGAGTCCCCACATGACTGCTATTCCATGCAGATTTCATGCACATCCTTTCAGGGTTGGGATGCTAGCAGGAGCAACCGGTGGTGGCCAGGTTTACATTTGGACGTCAAGCTAG
- the LOC7489471 gene encoding uncharacterized protein LOC7489471 isoform X1, with protein sequence MLLSDTLTPAGHGQLGKIISPLSLSPSFSSRPLRYAVLGAGFAGLSVTWHLLKKSPKEKEMRIDIYDEVGIGGGASGISGGLLHPYSPKAKLLWRGAECWKESLMLLNVAEAAARLSGVDDSDDSFIVRRRGILRPAANTKNLIVLTDNAQNYDASCRIETIDEDTAQKLVPKIHVPFNPAFYMPEAVNVHPLRYLQALFLACQNVVNESSTSSHGQKELYLHKKSVQNLLELEGEYDAVIICLGAKADMLPELSGRLPLRTCRGVIAHLQLPANIREEYPDYAPSILSDAWLAIQGSRSLYMGSTWEWKSRNSNPNVSVDEASKALQELLPKVSAFYPAIKDWTFTKANAGLRAMPPLTAHGSLPLLGCVNYFVGENVAGKYWLFGGLGSRGLLYHAWLGNLMAQAVISCNEQLIPSELTAWKNINR encoded by the exons ATGCTTCTTTCTGATACTTTAACTCCGGCTGGCCATGGTCAACTGGGAAAAATTATATCcccactctctctctccccttcttTCTCTTCACGTCCCCTGAGATACGCAGTGCTTGGTGCTGGCTTTGCTGGTCTCTCCGTTACCTGGCATTTGCTGAAG AAGAGTCcaaaagagaaggaaatgaGAATAGACATATATGATGAAGTGGGTATAGGAGGAGGTGCTTCTGGTATTTCTGGAGGTCTTCTTCACCCTTATTCTCCTAAAG CTAAACTGCTTTGGAGAGGAGCTGAGTGTTGGAAAGAAAGTTTAATGCTTTTAAATGTCGCGGAGGCGGCAGCTAGATTATCTGGTGTAGATGATTCTGATGATAGTTTTATTGTTAGGAGAAG GGGCATCTTGAGGCCAGCAGCAAACACCAAGAATTTGATTGTATTGACCGAT AATGCCCAGAATTACGATGCCAGTTGCAGAATTGAGACCATTGATGAGGACACTGCCCAAAAGCTTGTGCCAAAAATACATGTACCTTTTAACCCAGCCTTTTATATGCCTGAAGCTGTAAATGTCCATCCTCTGCGCTATCTTCAG GCACTCTTCTTAGCATGTCAGAATGTGGTGAATGAATCATCCACTTCTAGCCATGGACAAAAGGAGCTATATTTGCACAAAAAATCAGTTCAAAACCTCCTTGAATTGGAAG GCGAATATGATGCAGTGATAATCTGTCTAGGTGCCAAAGCAGACATGCTACCAGAGCTCTCAGGGAGGCTTCCGTTGAGGACATGCAGAGGTGTAATTGCCCACCTGCAGTTGCCTGCTAATATAAG GGAAGAATATCCAGACTATGCCCCTTCAATATTATCAGATGCATGGCTCGCCATCCAGGGAAGCCGAAGTTTATATATGGGCTCAACATGGGAATGGAAATCAAGGAATTCTAATCCAAATGTTTCAGTGGATGAAGCTTCAAAAGCTCTTCAAGAGCTTCTGCCAAAGGTGTCTGCCTTTTATCCAGCAATAAAGGATTGGACTTTCACCAAAGCGAACGCAGGTTTAAGAGCAATGCCACCATTAACTGCCCATGGATCACTTCCACTTTTGGGCTGCGTCAATTATTTTGTAGGCGAGAATGTTGCCGGTAAATACTGGTTATTTGGAGGACTTGGTTCAAGAGGTTTGTTGTATCATGCTTGGCTTGGAAATTTGATGGCGCAGGCTGTTATTTCTTGTAATGAACAATTGATCCCGTCTGAACTGACTGCTTGGAAGAACATAAATAGATGA
- the LOC7489471 gene encoding uncharacterized protein LOC7489471 isoform X2 — MLLSDTLTPAGHGQLGKIISPLSLSPSFSSRPLRYAVLGAGFAGLSVTWHLLKKSPKEKEMRIDIYDEVGIGGGASGISGGLLHPYSPKAKLLWRGAECWKESLMLLNVAEAAARLSGVDDSDDSFIVRRRGILRPAANTKNLIVLTDNAQNYDASCRIETIDEDTAQKLVPKIHVPFNPAFYMPEAVNVHPLRYLQALFLACQNVVNESSTSSHGQKELYLHKKSVQNLLELEGEYDAVIICLGAKADMLPELSGRLPLRTCRGVIAHLQLPANISMSILMGSVTRLFWSVMLEISQSREWNWNFRVQIVINKSVRARFPNSKIFEIHNGFSLKQDGLVFHNGCIEYLTGFQDRCCKLILK; from the exons ATGCTTCTTTCTGATACTTTAACTCCGGCTGGCCATGGTCAACTGGGAAAAATTATATCcccactctctctctccccttcttTCTCTTCACGTCCCCTGAGATACGCAGTGCTTGGTGCTGGCTTTGCTGGTCTCTCCGTTACCTGGCATTTGCTGAAG AAGAGTCcaaaagagaaggaaatgaGAATAGACATATATGATGAAGTGGGTATAGGAGGAGGTGCTTCTGGTATTTCTGGAGGTCTTCTTCACCCTTATTCTCCTAAAG CTAAACTGCTTTGGAGAGGAGCTGAGTGTTGGAAAGAAAGTTTAATGCTTTTAAATGTCGCGGAGGCGGCAGCTAGATTATCTGGTGTAGATGATTCTGATGATAGTTTTATTGTTAGGAGAAG GGGCATCTTGAGGCCAGCAGCAAACACCAAGAATTTGATTGTATTGACCGAT AATGCCCAGAATTACGATGCCAGTTGCAGAATTGAGACCATTGATGAGGACACTGCCCAAAAGCTTGTGCCAAAAATACATGTACCTTTTAACCCAGCCTTTTATATGCCTGAAGCTGTAAATGTCCATCCTCTGCGCTATCTTCAG GCACTCTTCTTAGCATGTCAGAATGTGGTGAATGAATCATCCACTTCTAGCCATGGACAAAAGGAGCTATATTTGCACAAAAAATCAGTTCAAAACCTCCTTGAATTGGAAG GCGAATATGATGCAGTGATAATCTGTCTAGGTGCCAAAGCAGACATGCTACCAGAGCTCTCAGGGAGGCTTCCGTTGAGGACATGCAGAGGTGTAATTGCCCACCTGCAGTTGCCTGCTAATATAAG CATGAGCATTCTTATGGGATCAGTAACAAGGTTGTTTTGGTCTGTTATGCTTGAGATTTCTCAATCTCGTGAATGGAATTGGAATTTTAGAGTCCAGATTGTCATAAATAAGTCTGTAAGAGCAAGATTTCCAAATTCCAAGATATTTGAAATTCATAATGGATTCAGTTTGAAACAAGACGGCCTTGTGTTTCATAATGGTTGTATTGAGTATCTTACAGGTTTCCAGGATAGATGTTGCAAGTTAATCCTGAAGTAG
- the LOC7489472 gene encoding DNA replication licensing factor MCM5 gives MSGWDEGAVYYSDQAQFPESGSDAAAATPSRHTILRKFKEFIRNFEADKNVFPYRESLVNNPRSLLVHLEDLLAFDAELPSLLRSSPSDYLPLFETAAAEVLQSLRLKEQGESGEMKEPETREVQILLSSKEDPVSMRLLGAQYISKLIKISGITISASRVKAKATYVSLVCKNCQSTREVPCRPGLGGAIVPRSCDHVPQTGEEPCPIDPWIVVPDKSKYVDQQTLKMQENPEDVPTGELPRNMLLSVDRHLVQKIVPGTRLTIIGIYSIFQAANSSASQRGAVAVRQPYIRVVGIEEINEASSRGHAAFTVEEVEEFKKFASRTDAYEVICSQIAPSIFGEENVKKAVACLLFGGSRKSLPDGVKLRGDINVLLLGDPSTAKSQFLKFVEKTAPVAVYTSGKGSSAAGLTASVIRDNSTREFYLEGGAMVLADGGVVCIDEFDKMRPEDRVAIHEAMEQQTISIAKAGITTVLNSRTSVLAAANPPSGRYDDLKTAQENIDLQTTILSRFDLIFIVKDKRDYGRDKIIASHIIRVHASADRTSSNGRAPKEENWLKRYIKYCRTECHPRLSESASSRLQNEYVRFRQDMRKQANETGEASAVPITVRQLEAIIRLSEALAKMKMSHVATEADVVEAVNLFKVSTVEAAQSGINQQVTLTPEIKQAETQIKRRLGIGMRISERKLIDELARMGMNESIVRRALIVMHQRDEIEYKHERRVIVRKV, from the exons ATGTCAGGGTGGGACGAAGGAGCTGTGTACTACAGCGACCAGGCGCAATTCCCGGAATCGGGATCCGATGCGGCGGCCGCAACTCCAAGCCGCCACACCATCCTCCGTAAATTCAAGGAATTCATCCGAAACTTCGAGGCTGATAAAAATGTTTTCCCTTACCGCGAAAGTCTCGTCAATAATCCCAGATCTCTCCTTGTCCACCTCGAAGACCTCCTCGCTTTCGACGCCGAGCTTCCATCCCTCCTCCGGTCCTCTCCCTCCGATTACTTGCCCTTG TTTGAGACGGCGGCAGCGGAGGTGTTGCAGAGTCTGAGGTTGAAGGAGCAAGGAGAGAGCGGGGAAATGAAGGAGCCGGAGACGAGAGAAGTGCAGATTTTGTTGAGTTCGAAGGAGGATCCTGTTTCAATGCGATTGCTCGGG GCTCAATACATTTCAAAGCTGATTAAGATATCTGGGATTACTATATCTGCTTCAAGAGTTAAGGCAAAGGCAACTTATGTGAGTTTAGTGTGTAAGAATTGTCAAAGTACAAGGGAAGTTCCATGTCGTCCAGGCCTTGGTGGGGCAATCGTGCCACGTTCTTGTGACCATGTTCCTCAG ACTGGTGAAGAACCGTGCCCTATTGATCCTTGGATTGTGGTTCCAGATAAGAGCAAGTATGTTGATCAGCAAACCTTGAAAATGCAGGAGAATCCTGAG GATGTCCCTACTGGGGAGCTTCCTAGAAACATGCTTCTCTCAGTGGATCGGCATCTTGTTCAAAAAATTGTACCTGGCACACGATTGACCATCATTGGGATTTATAGCATCTTTCAAGCAGCCAATTCATCAGCCTC CCAGAGAGGAGCAGTTGCGGTTAGACAACCTTATATCAGGGTAGTTGGAATAGAAGAAATAAACGAGGCCAGTTCTCGAGGTCATGCAGCTTTCACTGTAGAAGAG GTAgaagaattcaaaaaatttgCCTCAAGAACAGATGCATATGAAGTCATATGCTCCCAGATTGCTCCCTCTATATTTGGAGAAGAGAATGTGAAGAAAGCTGTGGCTTGTCTTTTATTTGGAGGATCGAGGAAG AGTTTGCCAGATGGTGTAAAGTTGAGAGGTGATATTAATGTGTTGCTTTTGGGAGACCCATCTACTGCTAAATCACAG TTTCTCAAGTTTGTTGAGAAGACCGCTCCTGTGGCTGTATATACTTCTGGAAAAGGCTCGTCAGCTGCTGGTCTTACAGCTTCTGTTATACGAGATAACAGCACT CGTGAATTTTATCTTGAAGGAGGAGCCATGGTTTTGGCCGATGGAGGTGTTGTATGTATAGATGAGTTTGACAAAATGAGGCCAGAGGATAG GGTGGCTATTCACGAAGCCATGGAACAGCAAACAATATCTATTGCGAAAGCAGGAATAACTACCGTTCTCAACTCTAGGACATCAGTGCTTGCAGCTGCCAACCCTCCATCAGGTCGTTATGACGATCTCAAG ACTGCACAGGAGAATATTGATTTACAGACAACCATCCTTTCTAGATTTGATTTAATCTTCATTGTGAAGGATAAAAGAGACTATGGTCGAGACAAG ATTATTGCTAGCCATATCATAAGGGTACATGCATCTGCCGATAGAACATCGAGCAATGGCAGAGCACCTAAAGAAGAGAATTGGCTGAAAAG GTACATAAAATACTGTCGAACTGAATGCCATCCCCGGCTGTCAGAATCTGCATCCAGTAGACTGCAGAATGAGTATGTCAGGTTCAGACAG GATATGAGAAAGCAGGCAAATGAAACTGGGGAGGCTTCTGCAGTACCCATTACAGTAAGGCAGCTGGAAGCTATCATAAGATTGAGTGAGGCTCTTGCAAAGATGAAAAT GTCCCATGTTGCCACTGAAGCGGATGTGGTTGAAGCAGTAAATCTTTTTAAGGTTTCTACTGTCGAAGCAGCACAGTCTGGAATAAATCAACAAGTGACTCTCACTCCTGAGATAAAG caAGCAGAAACTCAGATTAAGAGAAGATTAGGAATCGGCATGCGCATATCAGAAAGAAAGCTGATTGATGAACTTGCCAGAATGGGAATGAATGAATCAATT GTGAGACGAGCTCTAATAGTAATGCACCAAAGGGATGAAATCGAATATAAGCATGAAAGGCGTGTCATTGTCCGGAAAGTATAA
- the LOC7493417 gene encoding uncharacterized protein LOC7493417: MTTTTTTMHNLTTITTNKPTVAFTTPPNYATRLSHLLTLKSFTPLWCPTITTEPTQQTLSSLALHLSPHSLSLLSAIAFPSRTAITAFSTAALSLTTPLLPPREDTFIIAALGKDVELIDSTFLLTFCGDDISWVNVLVPTIATPSGLVQLLGTGRGRKVLCPVPRVVGLEEPPVVPDFLRELEGAGWVPIRVDAYETRWLGPACGKGVVELSEGGLLDAMVFTSSGEVEGLLKSLREFGWDWEMVRRRWPHLVVAAHGPVTAAGAERLGVTVDVVSGRFDSFQGVVDAVEAKLRGLDSSCM, translated from the coding sequence ATGACAACAACTACCACCACCATGCACAACCTCACTACCATCACCACCAATAAACCCACCGTAGCCTTCACCACTCCACCAAACTACGCCACCAGACTTTCCCACCTCTTAACTCTCAAATCCTTCACTCCGTTATGGTGCCCTACCATCACCACCGAACCCACCCAACAGACTCTCTCCTCTCTAGCCCTCCATCTCTCCCctcactccctctctctcctctccgcCATTGCCTTCCCTTCCCGCACTGCCATCACCGCATTCTCAACCGCTGCTCTCTCCCTCACAACCCCTCTCCTACCTCCTCGCGAGGACACATTTATCATCGCGGCGCTCGGCAAAGATGTAGAACTGATAGACTCAACTTTCTTGCTTACTTTTTGTGGTGATGATATCAGCTGGGTGAACGTGTTAGTTCCAACAATAGCAACACCTAGCGGGCTCGTCCAGTTGCTTGGAACTGGACGAGGCCGGAAGGTGTTGTGTCCAGTCCCACGAGTGGTAGGACTGGAGGAGCCTCCGGTTGTTCCTGATTTTCTCCGGGAACTGGAGGGTGCAGGATGGGTCCCAATTAGAGTTGATGCGTACGAGACGCGGTGGTTGGGACCCGCCTGCGGGAAGGGAGTTGTGGAGTTGAGTGAGGGGGGATTGTTGGATGCGATGGTGTTTACTAGTAGTGGAGAAGTGGAGGGGTTATTGAAGAGTTTGAGAGAGTTTGGGTGGGACTGGGAGATGGTGAGGAGAAGGTGGCCTCATTTGGTGGTGGCAGCACACGGGCCGGTGACCGCCGCAGGAGCTGAGAGGTTGGGAGTGACTGTTGATGTTGTGAGTGGAAGGTTTGATAGTTTTCAAGGTGTTGTGGACGCTGTTGAAGCCAAGTTAAGAGGTTTGGATTCTAGCTGTATGTGA